From Malaya genurostris strain Urasoe2022 chromosome 2, Malgen_1.1, whole genome shotgun sequence:
TTTAGGCAACGAACGAGCAGATATCGAAGCTGCCTCTATATGTAACGAACAccaaaacgattttatatctCTCACGTTAACAGACACACTTAATCTGGCAAAGCAGAAAATTAGAGACAGTTGGACAAGAGAATATCAGAGACTATCAGAAGAAAAGGGGAAATGGCACCTAGAATTCATGAACACACCTGGGAAAAAAATTTGGAGCCACGGCCTGGCATTAAATaacgaagaaaaaatcataattagCCGTATTAGAACAGGACACACCCCAACAAAGGAGCGACTCTACAAATGGGGGTGGGAGGACAGCGATCTATGTGATATTTGTGAAGAaacagaaacactagaacacaTCCTATACTACTGCGCAAAACACAACATTCTACGAGTCGATTTTCCTGTACACTCAGGCAAATTGAATAGTGagaatcataaggcaaatcctatgatgcatcaaaaatcaccgaaatcaccatttcataacattaatatgaaaaatatacctctgcaaTGTACATCTCATTTATCACTATgttagttttcatacgaacaacttatgaatttCACAATATATGAGAGAATTTATGTTCGTCATATAAATTTCGTGCAATGTTCCTAAAAAATTCGTATAAGTTTCAAAAgcttttttattggaattccaattttcgtgatTTCATAAGGCGACCTTATGATTCGCAttcgatattcttgtggctaaaaaccatacgaaatcattatgaaattccatatattttttgcctgagtgtactgGAATACTGTAAACCGCTGAAGAaaattctcgaagaaaataatGAAGCAGAgctaaaacaaattgttaacttTCTCAAAAAAGCAAACATTCAAATTTTACGTTACCGAACTCGTAACCCAGAAAAATTTACAACATGAGACctaaaaaccaaaaaaatacaCCGAACATATTTATTAAGACTACAATAGCGAGATGGACCGTAAGCGGTCTCAGCTGTCAAAAAGAcatagcaaagaaaaaaaaaaaaaaatcagaaaatatgATGAAAAATTCATTACTGAAAAGTTTAGCCTTGGAAGCTATTTCAGGGCTCTGTAGGATTTGTGAAGATTCTAATACCGCGTTGGATATATTGCAGGATCAAAAACATAAACTAGCATTTAAATTGAATAATGTGGCTGGAGTAAAGGTATAACATTATGTACTGCGGTTTagtcaacaaaatattttttttttgtatttttgattaTGTTTTAAGAAAACCGAAAACATACTTGCTATTTCCATGCTCAGGTGACCAGTGGTGATGGACTTCCGACATCATTATGTGATCATTGTATCAAACAGTTAAATCTTACATTTGAATTCAAGCAACGGTGCGAACGAGCGGAAGCCAAATGGCATAATCTTTTTTTGGAATCTCAGACAAATGATATGAAGATAGAACCAGAATTGGTCAACATCAAAAAAGAGTACACTGAAGCACACATTGAAACTCCGAAAACAAAGCAGAACAAAACAGGAATACATCATATTAGAAACTCacgtaaattgaaaacaaatgaaaatgtgaagaaaatctcaaaaTACAACTGCGAGACCTGTAGTGAAGTTTTCGAAGGAAAAGATGATTACAACCAGCATATAAAGATCCACGGTTCACAACGATTTCAATGCCAAACATGTTCAAAGTGGTTCAAACATAAATATCTTCTCAAGGACCACCGGGAAGAGCGATGTGGAAATTTAGTCAAATTCCATTGCAAAATTTGCTTTCAATGGTACTCAAATCGTGCTAACCTTAAACGCCATGTTTTAGAACAGCACGAAGGAATCAAACCGTTCGAATGTGAAACATGCGGTAAACGGTTTTCCCAAAAAACCGTGTTGCAATCCCATCGCTTGGTCCACCAAGATTATGCATTTCGTTGTGATCAGTGCtcgaagcagttcaaattagagAAATTTCTCTTACAACACAAACAAAGCCATCTAGCACCAGAACTACGCGATCCTGATATTGTATCAAAGCAATCGCGGAACCAA
This genomic window contains:
- the LOC131431090 gene encoding gastrula zinc finger protein XlCGF57.1-like — protein: MMKNSLLKSLALEAISGLCRICEDSNTALDILQDQKHKLAFKLNNVAGVKVTSGDGLPTSLCDHCIKQLNLTFEFKQRCERAEAKWHNLFLESQTNDMKIEPELVNIKKEYTEAHIETPKTKQNKTGIHHIRNSRKLKTNENVKKISKYNCETCSEVFEGKDDYNQHIKIHGSQRFQCQTCSKWFKHKYLLKDHREERCGNLVKFHCKICFQWYSNRANLKRHVLEQHEGIKPFECETCGKRFSQKTVLQSHRLVHQDYAFRCDQCSKQFKLEKFLLQHKQSHLAPELRDPDIVSKQSRNQVKICICPYCGKISRTLAVHNDHVRTHTKETPFACEFCSKKFKSKSALISHQLIHTGKKPHSCKACGASFRQLAHLKTHNLLRHLKEKKFSCVICSKAFALKGNLTQHMKIHKDTVPKFSNNLR